In Pedobacter sp. W3I1, one DNA window encodes the following:
- a CDS encoding TlpA disulfide reductase family protein — MKPIIRLCLFMLSVIVCTSLRAQSPANKAAALHHKLLAEMIAIPAPNFTLKNLDGNVVSLKDLKGKVIVLDFWSTWCVPCKKSFPAMQLAVNTYKNDPSVKFLFIHTWETTKTPVEDVKKYMAQSGFNFQVLMDLKDEAGRNAAVEAYGVSAIPAKFIIDKAGNIVFKLTGFTGTDADALKEISERINLAKNHK, encoded by the coding sequence ATGAAACCTATTATCAGGCTTTGCCTGTTTATGTTGAGTGTAATTGTATGTACTTCGCTTCGGGCGCAATCTCCTGCGAATAAAGCAGCTGCTCTTCACCACAAACTTCTCGCAGAAATGATTGCAATACCTGCACCCAATTTTACCTTAAAAAACCTTGACGGCAATGTGGTATCGCTAAAGGATCTAAAAGGAAAAGTAATTGTGCTCGATTTCTGGTCGACATGGTGTGTACCCTGCAAAAAATCTTTTCCGGCGATGCAGCTTGCCGTTAATACCTATAAAAATGATCCTTCAGTAAAATTTTTATTTATCCATACCTGGGAAACCACCAAAACACCGGTTGAAGATGTAAAAAAATACATGGCTCAATCGGGTTTTAATTTTCAGGTGCTAATGGACCTGAAAGATGAAGCTGGACGTAATGCTGCGGTTGAAGCTTACGGCGTAAGTGCCATCCCTGCAAAATTTATTATCGATAAAGCAGGCAATATTGTATTTAAACTCACTGGGTTTACGGGAACCGATGCCGATGCACTCAAAGAAATTTCTGAGCGGATTAACCTGGCAAAAAATCATAAATAA